A genomic segment from Pseudorca crassidens isolate mPseCra1 chromosome 6, mPseCra1.hap1, whole genome shotgun sequence encodes:
- the ARL6IP6 gene encoding ADP-ribosylation factor-like protein 6-interacting protein 6 isoform X3 — MLWSGGAQPFLGPHGPSSPSHAPLCTPARRGQVVEAVEGLAVDWLLRPRGGAGGRRLTSADLTVFPAMSFVESGRRPAPSRRRLGTAVPFDQPAFSAFTQGDSWGEGEVDEEEGCNRVARDLRAEFSAGASSEPRKDSLLRPDGDGSPALPDKRNELHAENLKNEDDVHTGLLGFWTLLIISLAAGFSCCSFSWTVTYFDSFEPGMFPPTPLSPARFKKLTGHSFHMGYSMAILNGIVAALTVAWCLM, encoded by the exons ATGCTCTGGTCCGGGGGCGCCCAGCCTTTTCTCGGGCCCCACGGCCCTTCCTCGCCCAGCCACGCACCCTTGTGCACCCCTGCGCGCCGGGGCCAGGTGGTGGAGGCCGTGGAGGGCCTGGCCGTTGATTGGCTGTTGCGACCGCGGGGCGGGGCAGGTGGGCGACGCCTGACCTCTGCGGACCTAACTGTCTTTCCCGCCATGTCGTTCGTGGAGAGTGGGAGGCGCCCAGCCCCTTCTCGCCGCCGTCTAGGCACTGCTGTCCCGTTTGATCAACCGGCGTTTTCCGCTTTCACTCAGGGAGACAGCTGGGGTGAGGGTGAAGTCGACGAGGAGGAGGGATGCAACCGAGTGGCCCGTGACCTGCGGGCGGAGTTCTCGGCCGGGGCGTCATCGGAACCTAGAAAGGACTCGCTACTCCGGCCAGATGGGGACGGGTCTCCCGCCCTGCCCGATAAACGCAATG AGTTACATGCTGAAAATTTGAAGAATGAAGATGATGTACACACTGGACTGTTAG GATTCTGGACTCTACTTATAATATCCCTAGCTGCCGGATTCTCCTGCTGCAGCTTTTCTTGGACAGTGActtattttgattcttttgaaCCAGGAATGTTTCCTCCTACTCCTCTTTCACCTGCCAGGTTCAA GAAACTGACTGGACATTCTTTCCACATGGGCTATAGTATGGCAATTTTGAATGGCATTGTAGCTGCTCTTACTGTAGCTTGGTGCCTCATGTAA
- the ARL6IP6 gene encoding ADP-ribosylation factor-like protein 6-interacting protein 6 isoform X1, which yields MLWSGGAQPFLGPHGPSSPSHAPLCTPARRGQVVEAVEGLAVDWLLRPRGGAGGRRLTSADLTVFPAMSFVESGRRPAPSRRRLGTAVPFDQPAFSAFTQGDSWGEGEVDEEEGCNRVARDLRAEFSAGASSEPRKDSLLRPDGDGSPALPDKRNGIFSADAGGRAQARRWPVQVLSVLCSLLFAILLAFLLAITYLIVKELHAENLKNEDDVHTGLLGFWTLLIISLAAGFSCCSFSWTVTYFDSFEPGMFPPTPLSPARFKKLTGHSFHMGYSMAILNGIVAALTVAWCLM from the exons ATGCTCTGGTCCGGGGGCGCCCAGCCTTTTCTCGGGCCCCACGGCCCTTCCTCGCCCAGCCACGCACCCTTGTGCACCCCTGCGCGCCGGGGCCAGGTGGTGGAGGCCGTGGAGGGCCTGGCCGTTGATTGGCTGTTGCGACCGCGGGGCGGGGCAGGTGGGCGACGCCTGACCTCTGCGGACCTAACTGTCTTTCCCGCCATGTCGTTCGTGGAGAGTGGGAGGCGCCCAGCCCCTTCTCGCCGCCGTCTAGGCACTGCTGTCCCGTTTGATCAACCGGCGTTTTCCGCTTTCACTCAGGGAGACAGCTGGGGTGAGGGTGAAGTCGACGAGGAGGAGGGATGCAACCGAGTGGCCCGTGACCTGCGGGCGGAGTTCTCGGCCGGGGCGTCATCGGAACCTAGAAAGGACTCGCTACTCCGGCCAGATGGGGACGGGTCTCCCGCCCTGCCCGATAAACGCAATGGTATTTTCTCGGCGGATGCGGGCGGCAGAGCCCAAGCCCGGCGCTGGCCGGTTCAGGTCCTCTCAGTTCTCTGTTCGCTGCTGTTTGCCATCCTCCTCGCCTTCCTTCTCGCTATCACCTACCTGATCGTAAAAG AGTTACATGCTGAAAATTTGAAGAATGAAGATGATGTACACACTGGACTGTTAG GATTCTGGACTCTACTTATAATATCCCTAGCTGCCGGATTCTCCTGCTGCAGCTTTTCTTGGACAGTGActtattttgattcttttgaaCCAGGAATGTTTCCTCCTACTCCTCTTTCACCTGCCAGGTTCAA GAAACTGACTGGACATTCTTTCCACATGGGCTATAGTATGGCAATTTTGAATGGCATTGTAGCTGCTCTTACTGTAGCTTGGTGCCTCATGTAA
- the ARL6IP6 gene encoding ADP-ribosylation factor-like protein 6-interacting protein 6 isoform X2: MLWSGGAQPFLGPHGPSSPSHAPLCTPARRGQVVEAVEGLAVDWLLRPRGGAGGRRLTSADLTVFPAMSFVESGRRPAPSRRRLGTAVPFDQPAFSAFTQGDSWGEGEVDEEEGCNRVARDLRAEFSAGASSEPRKDSLLRPDGDGSPALPDKRNGIFSADAGGRAQARRWPVQVLSVLCSLLFAILLAFLLAITYLIVKELHAENLKNEDDVHTGLLGFWTLLIISLAAGFSCCSFSWTVTYFDSFEPGMFPPTPLSPARFKTSQEE, encoded by the exons ATGCTCTGGTCCGGGGGCGCCCAGCCTTTTCTCGGGCCCCACGGCCCTTCCTCGCCCAGCCACGCACCCTTGTGCACCCCTGCGCGCCGGGGCCAGGTGGTGGAGGCCGTGGAGGGCCTGGCCGTTGATTGGCTGTTGCGACCGCGGGGCGGGGCAGGTGGGCGACGCCTGACCTCTGCGGACCTAACTGTCTTTCCCGCCATGTCGTTCGTGGAGAGTGGGAGGCGCCCAGCCCCTTCTCGCCGCCGTCTAGGCACTGCTGTCCCGTTTGATCAACCGGCGTTTTCCGCTTTCACTCAGGGAGACAGCTGGGGTGAGGGTGAAGTCGACGAGGAGGAGGGATGCAACCGAGTGGCCCGTGACCTGCGGGCGGAGTTCTCGGCCGGGGCGTCATCGGAACCTAGAAAGGACTCGCTACTCCGGCCAGATGGGGACGGGTCTCCCGCCCTGCCCGATAAACGCAATGGTATTTTCTCGGCGGATGCGGGCGGCAGAGCCCAAGCCCGGCGCTGGCCGGTTCAGGTCCTCTCAGTTCTCTGTTCGCTGCTGTTTGCCATCCTCCTCGCCTTCCTTCTCGCTATCACCTACCTGATCGTAAAAG AGTTACATGCTGAAAATTTGAAGAATGAAGATGATGTACACACTGGACTGTTAG GATTCTGGACTCTACTTATAATATCCCTAGCTGCCGGATTCTCCTGCTGCAGCTTTTCTTGGACAGTGActtattttgattcttttgaaCCAGGAATGTTTCCTCCTACTCCTCTTTCACCTGCCAGGTTCAA GACTTCCCAAGAGGAATGA
- the ARL6IP6 gene encoding ADP-ribosylation factor-like protein 6-interacting protein 6 isoform X4, with product MLWSGGAQPFLGPHGPSSPSHAPLCTPARRGQVVEAVEGLAVDWLLRPRGGAGGRRLTSADLTVFPAMSFVESGRRPAPSRRRLGTAVPFDQPAFSAFTQGDSWGEGEVDEEEGCNRVARDLRAEFSAGASSEPRKDSLLRPDGDGSPALPDKRNGIFSADAGGRAQARRWPVQVLSVLCSLLFAILLAFLLAITYLIVKELHAENLKNEDDVHTGLLGCGMLRHCVSGLLPRCLQQRGRRRGKCLLP from the exons ATGCTCTGGTCCGGGGGCGCCCAGCCTTTTCTCGGGCCCCACGGCCCTTCCTCGCCCAGCCACGCACCCTTGTGCACCCCTGCGCGCCGGGGCCAGGTGGTGGAGGCCGTGGAGGGCCTGGCCGTTGATTGGCTGTTGCGACCGCGGGGCGGGGCAGGTGGGCGACGCCTGACCTCTGCGGACCTAACTGTCTTTCCCGCCATGTCGTTCGTGGAGAGTGGGAGGCGCCCAGCCCCTTCTCGCCGCCGTCTAGGCACTGCTGTCCCGTTTGATCAACCGGCGTTTTCCGCTTTCACTCAGGGAGACAGCTGGGGTGAGGGTGAAGTCGACGAGGAGGAGGGATGCAACCGAGTGGCCCGTGACCTGCGGGCGGAGTTCTCGGCCGGGGCGTCATCGGAACCTAGAAAGGACTCGCTACTCCGGCCAGATGGGGACGGGTCTCCCGCCCTGCCCGATAAACGCAATGGTATTTTCTCGGCGGATGCGGGCGGCAGAGCCCAAGCCCGGCGCTGGCCGGTTCAGGTCCTCTCAGTTCTCTGTTCGCTGCTGTTTGCCATCCTCCTCGCCTTCCTTCTCGCTATCACCTACCTGATCGTAAAAG AGTTACATGCTGAAAATTTGAAGAATGAAGATGATGTACACACTGGACTGTTAG GTTGCGGGATGTTGAGACACTGTGTGTCAGGGCTCCTCCCCCGATGCCTGCAGCAACGAGGGAGGAGGCGAGGGAAATGCCTGCTACCATAG